The DNA segment CCGGCCCGAACGCCACGACACCCGCGGCGATGACGATCCCGTCCAGTCCGCCGTGGTGTTCGACGGCCTCCGCAATCACCGATCGAGCCGAATCCGGCAGCGTCAGATCGGCATTCACCGAGTGATGATCCGACTCGATGCTCCGGCCGCTCACGGTCAACCGCGCACCGGCTTTCGCGAGCTGCTCGACGACCGGACCGCCGAGACCGCCACTGGCACCGAATACGAGAATGCGTGCGCCGTCGAGTGTGGTCATCCCTCGACGTTAACCGCCGCCTCGCGCCCTCGCTGACGTCTAGCCCAACAGCTTCTTCTGGACCTTCCCCATTGCGTTGCGCGGAAGGGAGTCGACGACGCGAATCTCACGGGGCCGTTTGTGAATCGACAGCTCGGTGGCCACCAGATCGATCAGCACTCGATCCTCCACATCGGTGCCGACGACGAACGCCACGATGCGCTGGCCCAGATCGTCGTCGGGCACACCGACCACGGCCACCTCGTCGACGCTCGGGTGCCCCAGCAACACCGTCTCGATCTCCCCTGCGCCGACGCGATACCCGCCGGACTTGATCAGATCGGTCGAGGCGCGCCCGACGATGCGGTGGAACCCGTCGGGCTCGATGAGAGCGACGTCTCCGGTGTCGAACCACCCGTCCTCGGTGAACGTCGCGGCCGTCGCCTCGGGGTTGTTCAGGTAGCCGTCGAACAGCATGGGGCACCGGATCTGCAGTGCACCGATGGATTCGCCGTCGTGCGGCAGGATTTCGCCCTTCTCACCGCGCAACCGTGTCTCGACGCCCGCGACCGGCAGGCCCACCGAGCCTGCTCGACGCTCCCCGTCGGCGCGGGTGCTGATGGTGATGAGGGTTTCGCTCATGCCGTATCGCTCAATGGGAGCCTGGCCGGTGAGTTCACGCAGCTTCTCGAACACCGGGACCGGGAGCGGCGCGCTGCCGGACACCAGCAGTCGGGCACCGGACAGGGCGCGGGCCGACGCCTCGTCCGCGGCGACGCGCGACCACACCGTCGGCACCCCGAAGTACAGGGATCCGCGCGCGGCTGCGTAGAGCTCGGGCGTCGGCTTGCCGGTGTGGATCAGCGGGCTGCCCACTCGCAGTGGGCCGAGCACGCCGAGGATGAGTCCGTGCACGTGGAACAACGGAAGCCCCTGCACCACAGTATCTTTCGACGTCCATGCCCAGGCCTGCGCCAACGCGTCGAGCCCGGCTGCGATGGCACTGCGCGAGATCAGGACGCCTTTCGGCGGGCCGGTGGTACCGGAGGTGTAGAGCACGAACGCGACCGAGGACGGCTGCGGTTCCGGGTAGCTGTGCCAGGACCGTGCATGTTGACGCACCGGCAGGACCTCGAGCCCGGAGGTGTCCGGCGGCGCTTCACCGAGCCACGCCTGGGCGCCCGAGTCGCGGAGGATGTGCTCACGTTCGGCCACCCCGGCGTCGGGCGGAACCGGCACCACGGTGACACCGGCGATGAGTGCGCCCACGACAGCGAGCACCGTCTTCACCGAGGGCGTCGCGTAGATCGCGAGGCGGTCGGCTCGCGAGATGCGCTCGGCCACGGACGTCGCCGCGCCCAGGATATCGGCGCGGGAGAGCGAGACTCCGTCGATCGTGATCGCGTCGGGAATGTCGTCTCCTCGCGCAACGGCGAGTGGGTTCAGTGAACGAAGCAGCACATGGCTACCGTACATACATGGACGTGGACGGAATCGACACCGGCGACTACGCCGAGTACATGACGGTCGCCGCCGGTGACCTGCAGGCGGGTGTCTATCTGATCGGAACCGACGCCGAGCAGGAAACCGATTCCGAGGACGACCTCGACCTGGACCTCGAGGACTCCGATTCCGACGATGACGACATCGACATCGCGCACGTGACCGACGGCGCACCCAGGCTGGTCTACTCGGTGCAGTCCGACGACTTCTGGACCCGAGTGGAATTGGCCGATCTTCGAGCCACTCAGCTCTACGAGGAAGCGCACGCACGCAATCCCGAGGTCAACACCGAGCCCAAACGCTTCACCACCGTCGAAGCATTCGGCAGCAACGAACTGGTCTACATTCTGCGCATCCGACGCGGCGGCTGGGATGTGGGCGAGCCGGATCTCGAGCCGTGATCCACGCGGCCCCTCAGTCCTCGCGAACGCGCGCGCGTTCGCTGAACGCGAGCGGTTTCGCGTCACCACGCTGCGCGCCTGTGGCAAGTGCGCGCGCGTTTGCCGGATCCGGACCCGCCTGCTCTCGGGCGATCCCGCGCACCGACGTCCCTCTGCCTTGCCCGCTGCGCACCTCTGGTCCTCGCAAACGCGCGCGCGTTTGCTGAACGCGCGCGGTTTCGCGTCACGATTCTGCGCGCGTATGGCAAGTGCGCGCGCGTTTGCGAGATCTAGGCCGAGGATGCGACCGTTCCGACTCCGAGCGCGACCAGGATTCCGGCGCTGATGCGGTCGATCCAGTCGGTCACCGCCGGCCTACGCAGCAGCGCGACCGCGCGTGAGGCGAGAACGGAGAACACTCCCATCACCAGTGCGGCAACGACCACCTCGACCAGACCGAGCGTCATGGCCCCGGTGAACGTGACGACGGTGAGGAACTGCGGCACCACCGCGAGATAGAACAGTCCGACCTTGGGGTTGAGCGCGCACGAGAAAACTCCGGCACCGAACGCCGACCACGCGGACGCAGCGACGGGTACGAGCGGCTCGCCGGCCACCTTGTTCTTGCGTCTCGCCCGGAAGGCCTTCACACCCAGATACAGCAGATACAGCCCGCCGAGAATCTTGACGACGCGATATGCCGTCGCAGACTGCTCGACGATCGCCGCCAGCCCGACGGCTACCAACACGGCCCAGAACAGTCCGCCGATCGCGACGCCCATCGCCGCGGCGATGCCTGGCTTGAGGCCGCCGATGCTGTAGCGGAGCACCAGAAACGAATCGGGCCCGGGCAGAATCGCCAGCAGAAAGCACACACCGGCGAAGCTGAGCAGGAGGCTGAGGGTCACGGGTATATGAGAACACCCAGGTGTAGCCGAAGCCAACCGACTTCGCTGTCCACCAGAAGCTTCGAACTATCCGCTCAGGCGAGCGGCCGCAGCGTCGATGCGCTCGTCCGTGGCCGTCAGTGCGATCCGCACGTGGTGTGCACCGTCGGGACCGTAGAACTCTCCCGGTGCAACGAGGATGCCGCGGTCGGCGAGCCAGTCGACGGTGTCGCGGCACTTCTCGCCCCGCGTGGCCCAGAGGTAGAGCCCGGCCTCGGAGTGGTCGACGGTGAATCCCGCTGCCTCGACGGCGGATTTGAGAATCGTTCGACGGGCGCGGTATCGCTCGCGCTGAATGTTCTCGTGCTCGTCGTCGGCCAGTGCGGCGGTCATGGCGGCCTGGATCGGCAAGGGCACCATCATGCCTGCGTGCTTGCGCACTTCGAGCAGTTCGGCGACGAGCGAGGCGTCTCCGGTGACGAAGCCGGCGCGGTAGCTGGCCAGGTTCGAGGTCTTCGAGAGTGAGTGCACGGCAAGAAGATTGGTGTGATCTCCGTCACACACGCGAGGATCGAGAACCGACACGGCCTCGGCGTCCCAGGTCAAACCCAGATAGCACTCGTCGGAGACGACGATCGCGTCACGTTCACGGGCCCAGTCGACGACCTTGCGCAGGTGCTCGACTCCGAGCACCTTGCCGGTCGGGTTGGACGGTGAATTGACGAAGATCAGCGACGCCCGCTCGGGTCCGAGACGATTGAGGCCGTCGGCCCGGATAGTCCGAGACCGCGCGAGCAGGGCACCCACTTCGTATGTGGGATATGCCAATTCGGGGATGACGATCAAGTCGTCGGCTCCCAGGCCCAGCAGAGTCGGCAGCCAGGCGATCATTTCCTTGGTGCCGATGGCGGGCAGCACGGCGTCGGGCGAGATGCCGGTGATCGAGTATCGACGCGCGAGCGCGGCGACCGCGGCCTCGCGCAGCGCAACGGTCCCGACGGTGGTCGGGTAACCGGGCTCGTCCGCAACGGAATTCAGCGCTGCGCGGATCACGTCCGCAACCGGATCCACCGGGGTGCCGACCGACAGATTGACGATGCCGTCCGGATGAGCCGAGGCCTTCTCCTTGGCGGCGGTCAGCGAGTCCCACGGAAAGTCGGGCAGCCCCGCTGCCACCGCTGCGCGCACCAAGATCGTCAGTTCTCGCCCATGGGAGGCAGAGCCTTGATGAACGGCGGGTCGTAATCGGTCTTGCCGAGCTTCGCCGCGCCGCCGGGAGATCCCAGGTCGTCGAAGAAGTCGACATTGGCACCGACGTACGCGCTCCACTGCTCGGGCACGTCGTCCTCGTAGAAAATGGCCTCGACGGGGCAGACGGGCTCGCAGGCTCCGCAGTCGACGCATTCGTCGGGGTGGATGTACAGCATTCGGTTACCCTCGTAGATGCAATCCACCGGGCACTCTTCGATGCACGCTTTGTCCAGTACATCTACGCACGGTTCTGCAATCGAGTAGGTCACTGCTGCTCTCCCCTCCTGTATCGATCGTGGGCGCTCGCGCGCCCTGAGCATCCTAGTATCGCCGTCCGAACTCGAGGCCGACCGACCCAGGGTCGCCTCACCTGCCCCGCTCGGCTATCGACGAAGCTGCTTCGCGGGCGAGTCGGCACCGAAGGCCGACGACTTCTTGTGGGCCGCGAGCCACTTGCGTCCCTGCTTCGCGGCACGCGAGAGAGCGCCGCGCTCACCGAGATAGCCGGCGACACCGCCGACGAGCGGGATGGCACCGAGCACACGGTAGACGCCGCGGGGGTGCGGACGCTTCTCCAATTCACCGGCAACGTCGCGCAGCACGTTCGCGATCTGCCACATTCCGCGCAGCAGTGCGAACGGGCCCGACTTGGGTGACTCTTCCTTCTTCGCGGGCGCACTGTCGGCGAGCGCCGTCAGATCACGCTTGCACAGCACCGATCCGAGCAGCGCCACGTGCGTCTCGCGGTCGGTCACACCCGATTCACGCGCCACGGCGACGAGCACCATAGCCTGGTTGGCGAACCCGAGCAGGTCCTGGATGGGGAGCCGGTTGACCAGGATGCCGAACACGCCGGGGAACGCCACCGCCACGGTGTTGAGTGCGCCGATGCGATTGACCCACCACTGCGAACGAGCGTCGCTGTCGAGCTTCTCCCAACCCGCGGTACCCGGGAAGTCGGTGGTGTCGAAGGCCTTCGCGAGGAAATCGATGACGTTGTCGAGCTTCGAATCATCCGCAGAGGACTCACGGAACGTTCGTCCCTTGAGCCCGATCGGGTCCCGTGTCGCAAGGATGTCGAGCACGGGATGAATGATGGCGACGGCACTGCTCAGAACCGCGGCGACTCGACGGTCGTCCATGTCAGACAAGCTCCATTTCGAAAGTGGACCCGAGGGTCAGATCAGGCCGGCAACCGACACGGCCGGGGCCGGGTCGTATGTGGTGGTGCGCTGACGAACCGGGCGTCCGATGCCGTCGGCGATCTCGTGCAGTTCCGCGACGGTCTTCTCCGAACCGTTCTGCGAACCCGCCATACGCGAGATCGTCTCCTCCATCAGGGTCCCTCCCAGATCGTTCGCGCCTCCGTTCAGCATCGCTTGTGTACCCGTGATTCCCAATTTCACCCACGATGTCTGAATGTTGTCGATTCGGCCGTGCAGCATGATGCGAGCCAGGGCGTGCACCGCGCGGTTGTCGCGGTTGGTCGGCCCGGGTCGCGATGCGCCGGCCAGATACAACGGCGAGGACTGGTGCACGAACGGCAGCGGCACGAACTCGGTGAACCCACCGGTCTTGTCCTGGATCTTCTTGAGCACGTTCAAGTGACCGACCCAGTGCGACGGATTGTCGACGTGTCCGTACATCATCGTCGAGCTCGACCGCAGGCCCACCTCGTGCGCGGTGGTGATCACTTCGATCCACTCGGCGGCGGGCAGCTTGCCCTTGGTGAGCACCCAGCGGACCTCGTCGTCGAGAATCTCGGCGGCGGTGCCGGGGATCGAGTCCAGCCCGGCGGCCCGGAGTTCGGTGAGCCACTCGCGAATCGACTGACCACCGCGGGAGGCCCCGTTGACGATCTCCATCGGCGAGAACGCATGGACATGCATCGACGGCACTTTCGCCTTCACCGCCCGCACCAGGTCCGCGTAGCCCGTCACCGGCAGTTCGGGGTCGATTCCACCCTGCATGCAGACCTCGGTGGCACCGACGACGTGGGCTTCCCACGCCCGATCGGCGACCTCGGTGGTGGACAGGGTGAACGCATCGGCGTCGCCCTTGCGCTGCGCGAACGCACAGAAACGGCACCCGGTGTAGCAGATGTTGGTGAAGTTGATGTTCCGGTTCACCACGTAGGTGACGGTGTCTCCGTTGACCTGCTTGCGCAGGTCGTCCGCGAGAGCCGCAACGGCGTCCATGCCCGCGCCCTCGGCCGTCGCGAGTGCGAGGTACTGCTCGTCCGTCAGCCCGGCCGGATCCTTTTGCGCGGCCGCCAACGCCGAGACCAGATCCCGGTCCACCCGTTCGAGCCCCGCGAGATCACGAACCTGCTCGCGAATGGAGTCCCAGTCGCCGAACGCATTCGCCAGATCCGAACGCGTCTCGGTGTTACGGCCCTGCGTGTCGATCTCGGTGTTCAGGTCGACGCGGCCCGAGGACTCCCACTCCTCGTCCGGTTCCTGCCACGGCAAACCGGTCGGGTTGACGTCCTCGCGCGCCATGCCGGTCTCGGGATCGGCCAGCGCCCGCACGTGCGCCGAGATACGCGGATCGATCCACGGAGCGCCGGCCAGAACGTACTGCGGTTGCGCTGCAACACGTTCCACCAAGCGGTAGCCCGCCTTGTCGGACAGCTCGGCCAAGGTATCGAGGTTCGGCCACGGCCGCTCCGGGTTGACGTGATCGGGGGTCAGCGGAGAAACCCCGCCCCAATCGTCGACGCCTGCGCCGAGCAGCGCTGCCGTCTCCTCCGGCTCGACCAGATTCGGCGGAGCCTGAATCCGCATCGACGGGCCGACCACCATGCGCGTCACCGCGATGGTCGCCAGAAATTCTTCGAGCCCCGCGTCGGGAACGGATCGCATCGCGGTATCGGACTTGGCCAGGAAATTCTGCACGATGATTTCCTGAACGTGCCCGAAAGACTTGTGCACCTTACGAATTGCCATGATCGACTCGGCGCGGTCGCGCAGCGTCTCGCCGATTCCCACGAGAATGCCGGTCGTGAACGGGATGTTCAGGCGACCCGCGTCGGTCAAGGTCCGCAGCCGAACCTCGGGATCCTTGTCGGGGCTGCCGTAATGCGCCTGCCCCTTCTCCTCGAACAACCGACGCGAGGTGGTCTCGAGCATCATCCCCATCGACGGGGCCACCGGCTTGAGCCGCGACAGTTCCTGCCACGACATCACTCCTGGATTGAGGTGCGGGAGCAAGCCGGTCTCCTCGAGCACCCTGATCGACATGGCGCGCACATAATCCAGCGTCGAATCGTAGCCGCGGGAGTCGAGCCACTCCTTGGCCTCCGGCCACCGCTCCTCCGGCCGGTCACCGAGGGTGAACAGCGCCTCCTTGCAGCCCAGCGCGGCACCCTTGCGAGCGACGTCGAGGATCTCGTCGGGATCCATGAACAACCCGTGGCCGGCGGCGTTGAGCTTGCCCGGGACAGTGACGAACGTGCAGTAGTGGCACTTGTCGCGGCACAACCGCGTGATGGGTACGAACACCTTTCGCGAATACGAGACCGTCTTCGGACGCCCGGCCGACTCGAGACCCGCATCACGAACCCGCGCGGCCGACGCCATCAAATCCACCAGATCGTCCCCACGCGCATGAAGCAGAACTGTCGCCTCGTCGACATTCAACGAGACTCCGTCCCGGGCGCGACGCAGAACGCGGCGCATGGCAGAAGCGGCTGGAGCGGTGTCAGGCAGCGAAGTCACCAGTCGATCATGCGCTTCCTGGTACGCACGTGCCACCCACGCCTCCCTACTCGGGTCGTTCCGCAGGCTCCGGGGGTGGTGGTTGCCGAACGACACCCCTAAGTTTGTAGCCGTGACAACGATGACCGATCCACAGTGGCAACCATCTCCGCGTGCACGTCTGCTCTGGGCTTTGAGCGCCGGTCTGCTGTGGGTACCGATCTTCATCGCCCAGATCGTCTGGGCGGTCGTCGACTCGAGCTGGACCACCTGGCCGCATGTCGCCGTCCTCGTCGCCTCGATCGTATTCGCGGCCCTGCACGTCGCGGTCGTGCCGCAGTGGCGGTACCGCGTGCACCGCTGGGAGATCAGCGACACCGCGGTCTACACCCGCACCGGCTGGCTGAGCCAGGAGCGACGCATCGCACCGATCTCACGGGTACAGACCGTCGACACCGAACGTGGGCCGCTCGATCGTCTGTTGGGCTTGGCCACCGTCACCGTCACGACGGCGTCGTCCGCGGGCGCGGTCAGAATCACGGCACTGGATCAGGATGTGGCCGACAAGACGGTTGCTCGACTCACCGACATCGCCGGCCGTACCGTCGGAGACGCGACATGACCGATCAGGCGGAACTGCTCGCCGTCGAGGAGGAGCAGCCGTGGCTGCGCCTGGACAAGCGAATGCTGTTGGTACATCCGGTGAACGAGGGCATCAAGCTACTGCCGGTGCTGTTGATCTCGTTCTTCGTCGGCAGTCAGAGCGGCAACCACTTCTGGAGCCTCGGCCTTCTCGCGGTCGTCGTGGTGTTCGCGATTCTGCGGTGGTTCACCACCAGCTACCGGATCGGTCCGGTGCACGTGCAACTGCGCAGCGGTGTGCTCCAGAAGAAGGTGCTCTCCATTCCGCGGAACAGAATTCGCTCGGTCGACGTGGAAGCGAACGTTCTGCACCGCGTACTCGGCCTGTCCATCCTGCGCATCGGCACCGGGCAACAGGCAGGCAAGGGTGAGGCCTTCGAGCTCAACGCCCTCGACACCTCGCTGGTACCGGCACTTCGCGGGGATCTGCTGCAGCGAGTATCGGGGCAGATCCCCGCGACCGACGGAACACCCACCGCAGCAGCCGATCCCGGCGTCGAGATTGCACACTGGCAGTTCTCGTGGGTGCGGTTCGCGCCGTTCTCCATCACCGGCATCGTCACCATCGCTGCGGCCGTCGGCGTGTTGTTCCAGTACGGACTCGGGCAGTGGCTGGCCGAATCGTCGGTGGTCTCCAACAGCATCGACTCCGCCGAGCGATTGGGAATCGCGGTGTTCGTCGTCGTGGCGCTGATGGCGCTGCTCGTCGTATCGAGCATCTTCGCGTGCGTCCGCTACCTGCTGGCCTACGCCAACCTGACGGTGACGGACCAGGGGCGCACCATGCACGTCAGCCATGGCCTGTTGCGCACTCGCCAGTCGACACTCGACCGCAAGCGACTGCGCGGCACCTCGCTGTCCGAACCGCTGCTGCTTCGTGCGGCCGGCGGAGCCAGGCTGGACGCCATCATGACCGGCGTCAGCGCCGAAAAGAAGGAATCGTCTCTGCTGCTCCCCCAGGCCCCACGCGCCGAGGCGTTGCGCATGATGACCACCGTGCTCGGCGAGGCCGGTCTGCACGCAAGTTCGGACCGGCCTCTGCTGCAGCACGGACCCGCAGCGCGTCGACGCCGCTACACGCGTGCTGTTCTGCCCGTTGCGGTTCTCGGTGCAGCGCTGGGCATCGCACAGTATGTCGGCGCACCGATCCCGCTACTGGCGTGGATCGCTGTCGGGGTGTTGTTCGTTGCCGCATTCGGGCTCGCACACGATCGCTTCCGCGGTCTCGGCCATGCAGTGCTGCCCGGTTGGCTCATCACCCAGCACGGTTCGCTCGACAGGACTCGACACAGCCTCGAAGCCGCGGGCATCATCGGTTGGACCGTGCGGCAGACCTTCTTCCAGCGTCGCGCCGGGGTGGCCACCATCGTCGCCGCGACTCCCGCAGGCGTCGGACATTACGAGGTGATCGACATCCCCATCGAGAACGCGTGGGCGATGATCGACGCCGTCACCCCGGGAGCCGGGGACATCTGGCTGCACCGGACCTGACATGACGCGGCCGCAGAGTATCGACGAACTGGATCTCGCGGTGGCCGAATGCCGCGCCTGCCCGCGCCTGGTGCAGTGGCGTGAACAGGTCGCCGCCGAGAAGCGGGCTGCCTTCGAAAACGAAACATACTGGGGCAAAGCGGTTCCTGGCTTCGGACCGGCCGACGCATCGATGTTGATCGTCGGGCTCGCCCCGGCAGCGCACGGTGCCAACCGCACCGGTCGAATGTTCACCGGAGACCGGAGCGGGGACGTTCTCTATCGCGCGATGCATGCGGTCGGTCTGGCCAGCCAACCCACCGCCACGCACATCGGAGACGGGTTGACGCTCAACGGAGTTCGCATCACCGCGCCGGTGCACTGCGCTCCTCCGCAGAACAAGCCGACTCCCGCCGAACGCGACAGATGCACACCCTGGCTGGACGACGAATTACGGTTGCTGCGTCCGACCCTGCGGTCGGTGCTCGTTCTCGGTGCCTTCGGCTGGCAGTCCCTGCTGCCGACACTGGCCGCCAACGGATGGGAGATACCAAGGCCTGCACCGAAATTCGGCCACGGAGTCAGGCGCGACCTGGGCTCGATCACCGTGTTCGCCAGCTATCACGTGAGCCAGCGAAACACCTTCACCGGACTGTTGACTCCGACGATGATCGAGGACGTGCTGCGGGATGCGGGTCGGCATGCACGCTTGCTGTGATCGCCTTCATCCGGAACATGAAGAGCAGCACTCCGGCGGGGCCCGCACCGGCGACGATGAGAAGCATGGTGCGCCAATCGGCGAGTAGGAGAACGTCGCTTCCCGGACCGCCGAGCATGCACAGCACCACGGCAGCGAACCATCCGATCAGGGGCGACGCCACCCAGATCGGCCGATCTGCGACCTTGCGTGCGGCCAGAATCAGCGCGACGTTCGCGATCCCGCCGAGCAGTGCGCTGATGGGGAACTGCACCGACCCGAGGTAGGTCGGAAGGAAGAAGACCGAGAGAATCCCGGACAGGAAGCCGTCGAACACCAGTACTGCGACGGTCGCCCAGGACACCAGGGCGACAGTATTGGATGCGGCCTTCGAGATCATGCGCCCAATACTGCCTTGACCCGGGTTGTTTCAGTGCATCGCATTCAAAAAACCGGGCATCGGCACTCAGGAAACCGGCGGGTACCCCAGGGAGGTCAGCAGGTTGCTCGCACCCATGGCGATCTGTCCCAGTACGTACTGGTACAGATCTGCCTGTGCGCCGAACTGCGGCTTGAGAGAATCGACGAACGCGACGATGGCGTCCTGCACTACCCAGTTGTACATGTGTGTTCCGCCCCTGCTGTAGTGAGATCAGTACTGGTGTGTATTTCAGTGATGCGGACCACAGCTTAGTACGCCGGCAAACAGATCGTTCTCTCTACCCGTCTCATCGGGATCGAGTTCGCCGCGGACGAGTACGTACTGCTCGTCGAGCAGGATCGGCTGGGCGATGTCGTTGGACAGTGCGTACTCGCTGCCCGACGGCGCGACGGTCACCTGAGTCGCGTGGGCCCGGAGCGCATCCCGCTTGGCATCGAGCACGCCGCGGATGTCGATGCTGGTGGTGATGGTGTTCTCGGGAACGCTCGGCAGCTCGCCGGCCTCCGGCATTCGCCAGTGCGAGGGAATCGCCTCGATGGCCGCGAGCCCAGCCTGCAATTGATCGTGTCCGGTGACTGTCCAGTAGAACTTCGACACCTCCCAGGGCGCACCGACCCCGGGGTAGGAATCCGTCCCGCAGACCTCGACGGCCTCGGTCACCAACGAGTGCACCTGCTGGTGATCGGGGTGGCCGTATCCGCCCTCGGGGTCGTACCCGACAACCACCTGCGGCCGAAGCTCACGCATCACCGCGACGAGCGCTCCGAGGGCCTCGGCGCGATCGGCGTTGACGAACGCGCGCGGCTTGCGGGCAGCCGACGTCCCGGCCATCCCCGAATCGCGCCAGCGACCGGCTCCCCCGAGGAACCGCGGCGGGTTGCACCCCAGCGCCGCGAGAGCGCGATGCAATTCCAGAATTCGATAGCCGCCGAGCTGATCCGCGCGGTCGACGACCAGATCGGCCCACGTCTCGCCGATCACCTCCCCCTCCTCACCGAGCGAGCAGGTGAGCACCGTGACGTCCGCTCCGGCTCGAACGTAATGAGCGATGGTGCCGCCGGTGGTGATGGTTTCGTCGTCCGGGTGTGCGTGCACCAGGAGCAACCGCTGCGGCTCCGTCATGGAAGGCTCCGTCATCGTCGACTTGTCGGTCATCGGGGCGTCCGCATCCACTGCGACGCGTCGGCGAAGATCCCGACCTCCACCGGGCCGGTCAGTGAGAGGCCGGTGATGCCGGGAACGGCCGCAACCACAGACGAGTCCTGCATGATCGGCAGCGTCGACGCCAGAGACCACAGCGCCGGCTCGACGTCGTTGGTGGCCACCGAAGGCTCGAGGCCGCTCACCAAGGCCCTGTCGATCGTCGGTTGCAGTTCCGGAACGCACAGGCCGGACAGGTTGCGCGGCACCTCGACGCCCTCGCCACTGCCGTCGGCCGGTTCGTCGACGCAGCCGAACCGTGAGGCGAGGGCCGTGGCGGGATCGACCCCGGCGCTGGTCCATCCGACGACCGCGTCGACGGTCCCGTCGGTCAACGCCGTCGAATACAACTCGTCGGCGGGCAGTGGGGTAACGGTGGCATCGATTCCCGCGCCGACGAGTTCGTCGGCGGCGGTTCCGGCGACCGCGAGCGCGATGTCGTCGTTCTCGACGGCACCGATCACGAACCGCAACGCGGTGCCGGTCGCGTCCGCAAGGCGGGTGACACTCGGTGCCGGAGCGCTCGTGGCCGTCGGGTCGGGGCTTGTCGTCGGAGCGGCGGTGGTCGGTGCGCTCGGGTTCGGTGTGGATGTCACCACGGCATCGGGTGTCGGCACGAACCCGGCCCGGTCGAGCAGGTCGAGGGCAGCACTTCTG comes from the Rhodococcus sp. SBT000017 genome and includes:
- a CDS encoding uracil-DNA glycosylase, encoding MTRPQSIDELDLAVAECRACPRLVQWREQVAAEKRAAFENETYWGKAVPGFGPADASMLIVGLAPAAHGANRTGRMFTGDRSGDVLYRAMHAVGLASQPTATHIGDGLTLNGVRITAPVHCAPPQNKPTPAERDRCTPWLDDELRLLRPTLRSVLVLGAFGWQSLLPTLAANGWEIPRPAPKFGHGVRRDLGSITVFASYHVSQRNTFTGLLTPTMIEDVLRDAGRHARLL
- the mshB gene encoding N-acetyl-1-D-myo-inositol-2-amino-2-deoxy-alpha-D-glucopyranoside deacetylase, with amino-acid sequence MTEPQRLLLVHAHPDDETITTGGTIAHYVRAGADVTVLTCSLGEEGEVIGETWADLVVDRADQLGGYRILELHRALAALGCNPPRFLGGAGRWRDSGMAGTSAARKPRAFVNADRAEALGALVAVMRELRPQVVVGYDPEGGYGHPDHQQVHSLVTEAVEVCGTDSYPGVGAPWEVSKFYWTVTGHDQLQAGLAAIEAIPSHWRMPEAGELPSVPENTITTSIDIRGVLDAKRDALRAHATQVTVAPSGSEYALSNDIAQPILLDEQYVLVRGELDPDETGRENDLFAGVLSCGPHH